The Mycolicibacterium smegmatis genome has a window encoding:
- a CDS encoding Rieske (2Fe-2S) protein has protein sequence MSDIEKRPRLAQGREHVVATVDEIPPGTHKLVPIGRHGVGVYNVNGTFYAIANYCPHEGGPLCSGRARGRTVVDESAPGDAVMVRDMEYIYCPWHQWGFELATGTTAVKPEWSIRTYPVRVVGDEVLVTA, from the coding sequence ATGAGCGACATCGAGAAGCGCCCCAGGCTCGCGCAGGGGCGCGAGCACGTCGTCGCCACGGTCGACGAGATCCCGCCCGGCACACACAAACTGGTGCCGATCGGCCGTCACGGCGTCGGCGTCTACAACGTGAACGGCACGTTCTATGCAATCGCGAACTACTGTCCGCATGAGGGCGGTCCGCTGTGTTCCGGCCGGGCCCGCGGGCGGACCGTGGTCGACGAGTCCGCGCCGGGTGACGCGGTGATGGTGCGCGACATGGAGTACATCTACTGCCCCTGGCATCAGTGGGGTTTCGAACTGGCGACCGGCACCACCGCGGTCAAGCCGGAGTGGAGTATCCGCACCTATCCGGTGCGGGTCGTTGGTGACGAGGTGTTGGTGACGGCATGA
- a CDS encoding acyl-CoA dehydrogenase family protein — translation MQLTFDSDVEKFRAEFVAFLDANLPSEAATLERPRSVSHMPQWARDWQRLLFDNGWLLPAQPPEFGGRNANVVQQFVHLDELCRRRIYHSFNPQGVNIIAASLLTFGTEEQKHRWAVPVLRGEKTASLGMSEPSAGSDLASLRTRAVRDGDEFVVNGQKVWTSGAHDADWLLTFVRTDPDAPKHKGISVLIVPTDTPGVVCRPFADMTGQENLDFNEVFFTDARVPAENLVGPLNQGWKVANGSLGHERTMMWLGFADRIDNMLADFNPRTELERDQYATTIMDYQALRALGSAALARAARGEQDTASVSVLKLLGSEAERNAFENALAAAGPEGLIHPSTSGPYAHMNLDHYFASWFERYARSFGGTIAGGTSEIQRNIIATQVLGLPRG, via the coding sequence ATGCAGCTGACATTCGATTCCGACGTCGAGAAGTTCCGCGCAGAGTTCGTGGCGTTCCTCGACGCGAACCTCCCGTCCGAGGCCGCGACGCTGGAGCGTCCCCGGTCGGTCTCGCACATGCCGCAGTGGGCCCGCGACTGGCAGCGCCTGCTGTTCGACAACGGCTGGCTGCTGCCCGCCCAGCCGCCGGAGTTCGGCGGTCGCAACGCAAACGTCGTGCAGCAGTTCGTCCATCTCGACGAGCTGTGCCGCCGCCGGATCTACCACAGCTTCAACCCCCAGGGCGTCAACATCATCGCGGCGTCGCTCTTGACATTCGGCACCGAGGAGCAGAAGCACCGCTGGGCCGTGCCGGTGCTGCGTGGCGAGAAGACCGCGTCGCTGGGTATGAGTGAGCCGAGCGCGGGTTCGGACCTCGCATCGCTGCGCACCCGCGCGGTGCGCGACGGGGATGAGTTCGTGGTCAACGGTCAGAAGGTCTGGACGTCGGGGGCGCACGACGCCGACTGGCTGCTGACGTTCGTACGCACCGATCCGGATGCGCCCAAGCACAAGGGCATCAGCGTGCTGATCGTCCCGACCGACACCCCCGGCGTGGTGTGCAGGCCGTTCGCGGACATGACCGGCCAGGAGAACCTCGACTTCAACGAGGTGTTCTTCACCGATGCGCGCGTGCCCGCGGAGAACCTCGTGGGCCCGCTGAACCAGGGCTGGAAGGTGGCCAACGGCTCACTGGGCCACGAGCGCACCATGATGTGGCTCGGCTTCGCCGACCGCATCGACAACATGCTCGCCGACTTCAACCCCCGCACCGAACTCGAGCGCGACCAGTACGCCACGACCATCATGGACTACCAGGCGTTGCGCGCCTTGGGTTCTGCCGCGCTCGCACGCGCCGCGCGCGGCGAGCAGGACACCGCGTCGGTGTCGGTGCTCAAACTGCTGGGGTCCGAGGCCGAGCGCAACGCCTTCGAAAACGCGCTCGCCGCAGCGGGTCCCGAAGGCCTGATCCATCCGTCGACCAGCGGGCCCTACGCGCACATGAACCTCGACCACTACTTCGCGAGCTGGTTCGAGCGCTACGCCAGGAGCTTCGGCGGAACCATCGCAGGCGGCACGTCGGAGATCCAGCGCAACATCATCGCCACTCAGGTGCTCGGGCTGCCCCGCGGCTGA
- a CDS encoding NADH-ubiquinone oxidoreductase-F iron-sulfur binding region domain-containing protein produces MTMAADLTVAAWSGITPRLLRDEPETATTYLAAGGYRALDDPQGLLDAVEASGLLGRGGAAFPLAVKLRTVRDNGRAAGGAVVIANGEEGEPASIKDRWLLRNRPHAVLDGLRLAALMVGAHRAVLYTSDAQSARSVEHALAETGGSSGGVAVELITVTTGYVAGEESAAVRVVDGGPAKPTDKPPRPFEEGVGGYPTLISNVETLAHLAYLNLHGAADFREYGTEGSPGTFLATITGAGRAPALYELPHGVAFTDVLALHGVSPDTVTGALMGGYFAGLLGREIVGATLDHETIRGLGSGLGCGAISVLTDDCPVAVAAAVLSYFDRENAGQCGSCFNGTAAMAAVATALRDGTATDDDVARLKRWSVVLRGRGACATLDGACNVAASLLSGFDDVVRRHLDNNCPVCRSGPFTATRPYEVEQLESVVAV; encoded by the coding sequence ATGACCATGGCAGCCGATCTGACTGTTGCGGCCTGGTCGGGCATCACACCGCGCCTGCTGCGCGACGAACCCGAAACCGCGACCACGTATCTCGCAGCGGGAGGCTATCGCGCCCTTGACGATCCACAGGGTTTGCTCGACGCCGTCGAGGCCTCTGGACTGCTCGGCCGCGGCGGCGCGGCGTTCCCGCTCGCGGTGAAACTGCGCACCGTGCGCGACAACGGCCGCGCGGCAGGCGGCGCCGTGGTGATCGCCAACGGCGAGGAGGGCGAACCCGCGTCGATCAAGGATCGTTGGCTGCTGCGCAACCGTCCGCACGCGGTGCTCGACGGCCTGCGGCTCGCGGCCCTGATGGTCGGTGCGCATCGCGCCGTGCTGTACACCTCGGATGCGCAGTCGGCCCGCAGCGTCGAGCACGCCCTGGCCGAGACCGGCGGCAGTTCAGGCGGCGTCGCAGTCGAACTGATCACCGTCACAACGGGTTACGTCGCGGGCGAGGAATCCGCGGCGGTACGCGTGGTCGACGGCGGCCCGGCCAAACCCACCGACAAACCGCCACGCCCGTTCGAGGAGGGCGTGGGCGGCTACCCCACGCTGATCAGCAACGTCGAGACGCTGGCGCACCTGGCGTACCTCAACCTGCACGGCGCGGCGGACTTCCGCGAGTACGGCACCGAAGGATCGCCGGGCACGTTTCTGGCCACCATCACCGGTGCCGGTCGTGCGCCCGCGCTCTACGAACTGCCCCACGGCGTGGCGTTCACCGATGTGCTGGCACTGCACGGCGTCTCGCCCGACACGGTCACCGGTGCGCTCATGGGGGGATACTTCGCGGGGCTGCTGGGCCGCGAGATCGTCGGCGCCACCTTGGATCACGAGACCATCCGGGGGCTGGGCAGCGGCCTGGGCTGCGGTGCGATCAGCGTCCTCACCGACGACTGCCCGGTGGCCGTCGCCGCGGCGGTGCTGAGCTACTTCGACCGCGAGAACGCCGGGCAGTGCGGTTCGTGTTTCAACGGGACCGCGGCCATGGCCGCGGTGGCCACCGCACTGCGTGACGGCACCGCGACCGACGACGACGTGGCCAGGCTCAAGCGCTGGTCGGTGGTGCTGCGCGGGCGCGGGGCCTGCGCGACGCTCGACGGTGCGTGCAATGTGGCGGCGAGCCTGCTCTCCGGTTTCGACGATGTGGTGCGGCGCCACCTCGACAACAACTGCCCGGTGTGCCGGTCCGGCCCGTTCACCGCGACACGCCCGTACGAGGTGGAACAACTGGAATCGGTGGTGGCCGTATGA
- a CDS encoding amidohydrolase family protein has protein sequence MALHQPDSPGPEGTSTPLIDASVHIFFGSNKDLRQNFLREPFASRGFPDYEMNWYGAPGGEYAKNTKGPDRQYPGSDPDVAAQHLFTERGVDIAILHPMTRGIMPDRHLGTALANAHNEMMVTRWLDHERYGERFRGTIRVNPDDIAGALREIERFKDHPRVVQIGVPLQSRELYGKPQYWPLWEAASDAGLPVAVHIEVGAGVQFAPTPSGKTRTYEQYLGFMALNYLYHLMNMIAEGVFERMPALKFVWADGAADLLTPFIWRMDCFGRPHLEQTPWAPKMPSDYLPGHVYFVQGALDGPGDVEFAGEWFGFTGKENMVMFGSSYPHWQLNEPEVPTAFTPEQRDKLLWRNAAELYGLQSALTSTAGAAR, from the coding sequence TTGGCCCTGCACCAACCAGACAGCCCGGGACCCGAGGGGACCAGCACACCTCTCATCGACGCGAGCGTGCACATCTTCTTCGGCTCGAACAAGGACCTGCGCCAGAACTTTCTGCGAGAACCGTTCGCCAGCCGGGGTTTTCCCGACTACGAGATGAACTGGTACGGCGCGCCGGGCGGTGAGTACGCCAAGAACACCAAGGGTCCCGACCGGCAGTACCCGGGTTCGGATCCGGACGTCGCGGCGCAGCACCTGTTCACCGAGCGCGGCGTCGACATCGCGATCCTGCATCCGATGACGCGCGGCATCATGCCCGACCGTCACCTGGGCACGGCACTGGCCAACGCACACAACGAGATGATGGTGACGCGCTGGCTCGACCACGAGAGGTACGGCGAGCGGTTCCGCGGAACCATCCGCGTCAACCCCGACGACATCGCCGGTGCACTACGGGAGATCGAGCGGTTCAAGGACCATCCGCGCGTCGTGCAGATCGGGGTGCCGCTGCAGTCGCGCGAACTCTACGGAAAACCGCAGTACTGGCCGCTGTGGGAGGCCGCGTCCGACGCGGGTCTCCCGGTGGCCGTGCACATCGAGGTCGGGGCCGGTGTGCAGTTCGCGCCGACACCGTCCGGCAAGACCAGGACCTACGAGCAGTACCTCGGGTTCATGGCGCTCAACTACCTGTACCACCTGATGAACATGATCGCCGAGGGCGTGTTCGAGCGGATGCCGGCGCTCAAGTTCGTCTGGGCCGACGGTGCGGCCGACCTGTTGACGCCATTCATCTGGCGTATGGACTGCTTCGGTCGTCCTCATCTGGAGCAGACACCGTGGGCGCCGAAGATGCCCAGCGACTACCTGCCCGGACACGTGTACTTCGTCCAGGGCGCGCTGGACGGGCCCGGTGACGTCGAATTCGCCGGTGAATGGTTCGGTTTCACGGGTAAGGAGAACATGGTGATGTTCGGGTCGAGTTACCCGCACTGGCAGCTCAACGAACCGGAGGTGCCCACGGCGTTCACGCCCGAACAGCGCGACAAACTGCTGTGGCGCAACGCCGCAGAACTGTACGGGTTGCAGAGCGCGCTCACGTCGACCGCCGGCGCGGCACGGTGA
- a CDS encoding thiolase C-terminal domain-containing protein translates to MSQIPGRPLPTVTALNEYFWTAGRDGVLRIQECRSCGALIHPPQPICRYCRSHDLGVRDVSGRATLAGFTVNERFGFPDMPPPYVVAEVAIVEDPRVRLTTNIVDCDPQSLELGQPVEVSFQHIDDVWLPVFTPSADTTPTPAPVEDIAPQDIGKFVRPMLTEDKFEDHSAITGIGMSRIGRRLMVPPLSLTIEAAERAVADAGLTLDDIDGLSTYPGLDIAGMGEGGVSVLEGALGLRPTWINGGMDTFGPGGSVIAAMMAISAGLARHVLCFRTLWEATFGQLVKEGKMSPPMSARTNSWQQPYGATSAAHTLAQNAGRHFHRYGTTRETLGWIALNQRANAALNPTAIYREPLTMEDYLSARTITTPFGLYDCDVPCDGAVAVIVSAVDAARDLPKPPIRFEAVGTQIIERLDWDQTTLTHEPQVLGQSAHMWSRTSLRPSDVDVAELYDGFTFNCLSWLEGLGFCGIGEAKDFLDGGRNIARDGIIPLNTHGGQLSHGRTHGMGLIHEAVTQLRGEAGERQVEDARVAVASSGGLTPSGVLLLRRDD, encoded by the coding sequence TTGTCACAGATCCCCGGGCGTCCCCTGCCGACGGTCACCGCGCTCAACGAGTACTTCTGGACCGCGGGCCGTGACGGCGTGCTGCGCATCCAGGAATGCCGGTCGTGCGGCGCGCTGATCCATCCCCCGCAGCCGATCTGCCGCTACTGCCGCAGCCACGATCTCGGCGTCCGCGACGTGTCCGGGCGCGCGACGCTCGCGGGTTTCACGGTCAACGAGCGGTTCGGATTCCCCGATATGCCACCGCCGTACGTGGTGGCCGAGGTTGCGATCGTCGAGGATCCGCGGGTCCGGTTGACCACCAACATCGTCGACTGCGACCCGCAGTCACTCGAGCTCGGACAACCGGTGGAGGTGTCCTTCCAGCACATCGATGACGTGTGGCTTCCGGTGTTCACCCCGTCGGCGGACACCACGCCCACCCCGGCTCCGGTCGAGGACATCGCACCGCAGGACATCGGCAAGTTCGTCCGCCCGATGCTCACCGAGGACAAGTTCGAGGATCATTCCGCGATCACTGGCATCGGCATGTCGAGGATCGGCAGGCGACTCATGGTGCCGCCGCTGTCGCTGACCATCGAGGCGGCCGAACGGGCCGTCGCCGACGCCGGTCTGACGCTCGACGACATCGACGGGCTGTCCACGTACCCGGGCCTCGACATCGCCGGCATGGGCGAGGGCGGCGTCTCGGTCCTCGAAGGAGCCCTCGGGTTGCGCCCCACGTGGATCAACGGCGGTATGGACACCTTCGGCCCCGGCGGATCGGTGATCGCGGCGATGATGGCGATCTCGGCCGGGCTCGCGCGCCATGTGCTGTGCTTCCGCACGCTGTGGGAGGCCACCTTCGGCCAACTGGTCAAGGAGGGCAAGATGTCCCCTCCGATGAGCGCGCGTACCAACAGCTGGCAGCAGCCTTACGGTGCCACGTCGGCCGCTCACACGTTGGCGCAGAACGCCGGACGCCACTTCCACCGGTACGGCACCACGCGCGAGACGCTGGGCTGGATCGCGCTCAACCAGCGGGCCAACGCCGCGCTGAATCCCACCGCGATCTACCGCGAACCGCTGACCATGGAGGACTACCTCTCGGCACGCACCATCACCACGCCGTTCGGTCTCTACGACTGCGACGTCCCGTGCGACGGTGCGGTCGCGGTGATCGTCTCGGCCGTCGACGCCGCGCGCGATCTGCCCAAACCGCCCATCAGGTTCGAGGCCGTGGGCACCCAGATCATCGAGCGCCTCGACTGGGACCAGACCACACTCACCCACGAGCCTCAGGTGCTCGGTCAGAGTGCCCACATGTGGTCGCGAACCTCGTTGCGGCCCAGCGATGTCGACGTGGCCGAGCTGTACGACGGTTTCACGTTCAACTGCCTGTCCTGGCTCGAGGGCCTGGGGTTCTGCGGTATCGGCGAGGCCAAGGACTTCCTCGACGGCGGCAGGAACATCGCGCGTGACGGGATCATCCCGCTCAACACCCACGGCGGGCAGCTCTCGCACGGCCGCACCCACGGCATGGGGCTCATCCACGAGGCCGTCACGCAGTTGCGCGGTGAGGCGGGCGAACGGCAGGTCGAGGATGCTCGGGTGGCGGTCGCCAGCAGCGGCGGACTGACCCCCAGCGGTGTCCTGTTGCTGCGGAGAGACGACTGA
- a CDS encoding amidohydrolase family protein, whose protein sequence is MSATTRPRVPATERIAVRCVDSDVHPMPRRGELVEYIPEPWRSKYFLSHRVGEQIYYDAPDYAHAYAMRVDAFPPDGEFACSDPDMALRQLIMEAGSDIAILEPTHSEHRLGEATAAYCTAVNEWLADNWLDSHNNWHQRWRGSICAAIEEPQSAVAEIEKWAGHPYMAQILIKAEPRPSWGDPKYDPIWAAATKHDIVVSCHLSRGEFETLPLPPVGLPSYNHDFMVTYSLLAANQVMSLIFDGVFDRFPTLRIVFVEHAFTWILPLMWRMDAIYERRKSWLNIKRKPSEYVKDHIKFTTQPLDYPEDKTELSRAFEWMECEKILLFSSDYPHWTFDDPRWLVKHLPEHAREAIMFRNGLKTYKLPDTVPVLEGQVRVF, encoded by the coding sequence ATGTCAGCGACGACAAGACCACGGGTACCGGCCACCGAACGCATCGCTGTGCGGTGTGTCGATTCCGACGTCCACCCGATGCCGCGGCGCGGTGAACTCGTCGAGTACATCCCCGAACCGTGGCGCAGCAAGTACTTCCTGAGCCACCGCGTGGGTGAACAGATCTACTACGACGCACCCGATTACGCGCATGCCTACGCGATGCGCGTCGACGCGTTCCCACCCGACGGCGAATTCGCCTGCAGCGACCCCGATATGGCGCTGCGCCAGCTCATCATGGAGGCCGGGTCGGACATCGCGATCCTGGAGCCCACCCATTCCGAGCACCGGCTCGGCGAGGCGACCGCGGCGTACTGCACCGCGGTCAACGAGTGGCTGGCCGACAACTGGCTCGACAGCCACAACAACTGGCACCAGCGCTGGCGCGGCTCGATCTGCGCGGCGATCGAGGAGCCACAGTCGGCCGTGGCCGAGATCGAGAAGTGGGCCGGCCACCCCTACATGGCGCAGATCCTCATCAAGGCCGAACCGCGCCCGTCCTGGGGCGACCCGAAGTACGACCCGATCTGGGCCGCGGCCACCAAACACGACATCGTGGTCAGCTGCCACCTGTCACGCGGTGAGTTCGAGACGTTGCCGCTGCCTCCGGTCGGATTGCCCAGCTACAACCACGATTTCATGGTCACGTACTCGCTGCTGGCGGCCAATCAGGTGATGAGCCTGATCTTCGACGGCGTGTTCGACCGGTTCCCGACGCTGCGCATCGTGTTCGTCGAGCACGCGTTCACCTGGATCCTGCCGCTCATGTGGCGCATGGACGCGATCTACGAACGCCGCAAGTCGTGGCTGAACATCAAGCGCAAACCCAGCGAGTACGTCAAAGACCACATCAAGTTCACGACGCAACCGCTGGACTACCCCGAGGACAAGACCGAACTGTCACGGGCCTTCGAGTGGATGGAGTGCGAGAAGATCCTGCTGTTCTCCTCGGACTACCCGCACTGGACGTTCGACGATCCACGCTGGCTGGTCAAGCACCTGCCCGAACATGCCCGCGAGGCGATCATGTTCCGCAATGGCCTGAAGACCTACAAGCTGCCGGACACCGTGCCGGTGCTCGAGGGACAGGTACGGGTGTTCTGA
- a CDS encoding alpha/beta fold hydrolase: protein MTATGSTVGGPTLKRGEKTIEINGGNVVYEMLGKEGDVIALTPGGRFSKDIPGLRPLARELVKGGYRVLLWDRPNCGRSDVQFHGQSESHMRAETLYTLISKLGVGPCIIAGGSGGARDSMITAMLYPEIVTKLVVWNIVGGVYGSFVLGGHYITPSILAVRGLGIEGLLHVPEWRERIEQNPANRQRFLDLDADEFLKVMLRWLNAFVSKPGQTIPGVPDEMFDNITVPTLIIRGGENDWDHPKRTSLEVNCLIKGSTLIDPPWPEDAWERAGEKFARSGGKKFCLFDTWVQAAPAILEFLK from the coding sequence ATGACGGCAACAGGTAGCACGGTCGGCGGGCCCACGCTCAAGCGCGGCGAGAAGACCATCGAGATCAACGGCGGCAACGTCGTGTACGAAATGCTCGGCAAGGAAGGCGATGTCATCGCGCTGACGCCCGGCGGACGGTTCAGCAAGGACATCCCGGGCCTGCGGCCACTGGCCAGGGAACTGGTCAAGGGCGGCTACCGGGTGCTGCTGTGGGACCGGCCCAACTGCGGTCGCTCCGATGTGCAGTTCCACGGGCAGAGCGAATCCCACATGCGCGCCGAGACGCTGTACACGCTGATCTCGAAACTCGGTGTGGGGCCGTGCATCATCGCGGGCGGCTCGGGCGGGGCCAGGGATTCGATGATCACCGCCATGCTCTATCCCGAGATCGTGACCAAGCTCGTGGTGTGGAACATCGTCGGCGGTGTGTACGGCTCGTTCGTGCTGGGCGGGCACTACATCACCCCGAGCATCCTGGCCGTGCGCGGACTCGGCATCGAAGGCCTGCTGCACGTTCCCGAGTGGCGCGAGCGCATCGAGCAGAACCCGGCCAACCGGCAGCGGTTCCTCGACCTCGACGCCGACGAGTTCCTCAAGGTGATGCTGCGGTGGCTGAATGCGTTCGTGTCCAAACCGGGCCAGACGATCCCCGGTGTGCCCGACGAGATGTTCGACAACATCACGGTGCCCACGCTGATCATCCGGGGCGGCGAGAACGACTGGGATCACCCCAAACGCACGTCCCTGGAGGTCAACTGCCTGATCAAGGGGTCCACGCTGATCGATCCGCCCTGGCCCGAGGACGCCTGGGAGCGCGCCGGCGAGAAGTTCGCCAGGAGCGGGGGCAAGAAGTTCTGCCTGTTCGACACGTGGGTGCAGGCCGCGCCCGCCATCCTGGAGTTCCTCAAGTGA
- a CDS encoding acyl-CoA dehydrogenase family protein, translating to MLLEFDADQRLWQETVRDAVTKQCPATLVREVAEQGVDPAPLWKNYIEQGWTELTEPENAVELATVLEELGRATDLTPYLATMTQFAPLAGDRFDAASAGAAVYGGVTARRDETGWVLSGTGRHVLDGDRAETLAVVTEAGVFLVDAGTAAIRRSPVFDPVLHVAEVSFDGVAVADTDRVPVDIEKAHHLALTGMAVHMVGACRRVLDLVLEHAKQRQQFGVPIGSLQAVQHKAVDMHVAIERARALAYFAALTIAENDPRRRLASRMAKASAGECQAVVFRHGLQLFGAMGFTWENDVQFALKRAKAGELLLGGAAEHRAVIAAEYRTTYRGL from the coding sequence GTGCTACTCGAGTTCGATGCCGATCAACGGCTATGGCAGGAAACCGTACGCGATGCGGTGACCAAACAGTGTCCGGCGACGCTGGTCCGCGAGGTCGCCGAGCAGGGTGTCGACCCGGCGCCGCTGTGGAAGAACTACATCGAGCAGGGCTGGACCGAGCTCACCGAGCCGGAGAACGCCGTCGAGCTCGCGACCGTGCTCGAAGAACTGGGCCGGGCCACCGATCTCACGCCGTACCTGGCGACCATGACGCAGTTCGCGCCGCTGGCCGGGGACCGGTTCGACGCCGCGAGCGCGGGGGCAGCGGTGTACGGCGGGGTGACCGCGCGTCGCGACGAGACCGGGTGGGTGCTCAGCGGTACGGGACGCCACGTGCTCGACGGCGACCGGGCCGAGACGCTGGCCGTGGTCACCGAGGCAGGCGTGTTCCTCGTCGACGCGGGCACGGCCGCCATCCGGCGCAGTCCGGTGTTCGATCCGGTGCTGCACGTGGCCGAGGTGTCGTTCGACGGCGTCGCGGTTGCCGACACCGACCGCGTGCCCGTCGATATCGAGAAGGCGCACCACCTGGCGCTCACCGGTATGGCGGTCCACATGGTCGGTGCCTGCCGGCGCGTGCTCGATCTCGTGCTCGAGCACGCCAAGCAGCGGCAGCAGTTCGGTGTGCCGATCGGATCGTTGCAGGCCGTGCAGCACAAGGCCGTCGACATGCACGTCGCGATCGAACGCGCCCGCGCCCTGGCGTATTTCGCGGCTCTGACGATCGCCGAGAACGATCCGCGCCGGCGCCTGGCGTCGCGGATGGCCAAGGCGTCGGCGGGGGAGTGCCAGGCCGTGGTGTTCCGGCACGGGCTGCAGTTGTTCGGGGCCATGGGCTTCACATGGGAGAACGACGTGCAGTTCGCGTTGAAGCGCGCCAAGGCCGGTGAACTGCTGTTGGGTGGCGCGGCCGAGCACCGCGCGGTGATCGCCGCCGAGTACCGCACGACCTACAGGGGGCTCTAG
- a CDS encoding cytochrome P450, which produces MSIQDVTTDDDREKITYHFDRHTPEYRLQFEKITEEMHSRCPVAWTETYDGHWVAAGSNEVFELARCPVVSNHHDISGETPFQGITIPKASRATVVRGGILEMDEPEHSAYRGALNPYLSPAAIKRWEPFVDEITRAAIDEHISSGRIDFVEHLANVVPAVFTLAMMGIELKKWNVYSEPTHASVYTPEHAPEREKINEQHREMGIDLINNMMEIRQNPRPGLVNALLQLRIDGEPAPDMEILGNLGLIIGGGFDTTTALTAHALEWLGEHPDERERLSRERDTLLNPATEEFLRFFTPAPGDGRTFAEDAEVAGYKFKQYERLWLSWAMANRDPSVFDKPNEVILDRKGNRHFSFGIGVHRCVGSNVARTVFKSMLTAVLDRMPDYVCDPEGTVHYDTIGVIQGMRNLPATFTPSRPLGPGLDETLEKLQRICNEEELARPITERKERAVID; this is translated from the coding sequence GTGAGCATCCAGGATGTCACGACCGACGACGACCGTGAGAAGATCACCTACCACTTCGATCGGCACACGCCGGAGTACCGGCTGCAGTTCGAGAAGATCACCGAGGAGATGCACTCCCGGTGCCCCGTGGCGTGGACCGAGACCTACGACGGCCACTGGGTGGCCGCGGGCAGCAACGAGGTCTTCGAACTCGCGCGCTGCCCTGTGGTGTCCAATCACCACGACATCAGCGGTGAGACTCCGTTCCAGGGCATCACGATCCCGAAGGCCAGCCGTGCCACGGTGGTTCGCGGCGGCATCCTCGAGATGGACGAACCCGAGCACAGTGCGTACCGCGGTGCGCTCAACCCCTACCTGTCGCCCGCGGCGATCAAGCGGTGGGAACCGTTCGTCGACGAGATCACACGCGCCGCGATCGACGAGCACATCTCCTCGGGCCGCATCGACTTCGTCGAGCATCTCGCCAACGTGGTGCCCGCGGTGTTCACGCTCGCGATGATGGGCATCGAACTGAAGAAGTGGAACGTCTACAGTGAGCCCACCCACGCCTCGGTGTACACCCCCGAGCACGCCCCCGAGCGCGAGAAGATCAACGAGCAGCACCGCGAGATGGGCATCGATCTCATCAACAACATGATGGAGATCCGCCAGAACCCGCGGCCCGGCCTGGTCAACGCCCTGCTGCAACTGCGCATAGACGGCGAACCCGCGCCGGACATGGAGATCCTGGGCAACCTGGGCCTGATCATCGGTGGCGGCTTCGACACCACGACGGCCCTCACAGCGCACGCGCTGGAGTGGCTCGGCGAACATCCCGACGAGCGCGAGCGGCTCAGCCGGGAGCGCGACACGCTGCTGAACCCCGCGACCGAGGAGTTCCTGCGGTTCTTCACACCCGCACCCGGCGACGGCCGTACGTTCGCCGAGGACGCCGAGGTGGCCGGGTACAAGTTCAAGCAGTACGAACGCCTGTGGCTGTCGTGGGCGATGGCCAACCGCGATCCGTCGGTGTTCGACAAGCCCAACGAGGTGATCCTGGACCGCAAGGGCAACCGTCACTTCAGCTTCGGCATCGGCGTCCACCGGTGCGTGGGCTCCAACGTGGCGCGCACGGTGTTCAAGTCGATGCTCACCGCGGTGCTGGACCGCATGCCCGACTACGTGTGCGACCCCGAGGGCACCGTGCACTACGACACCATCGGCGTCATCCAGGGCATGCGCAACCTCCCCGCCACGTTCACCCCGAGCAGGCCGCTGGGCCCCGGCCTGGACGAGACGCTGGAGAAACTGCAGCGCATCTGCAACGAGGAGGAACTCGCCCGCCCCATCACCGAGCGCAAGGAACGCGCGGTCATCGACTGA
- a CDS encoding hemophore-related protein: MGVAHVFTFSRTKLAIAAAGLAAALPLSAGIASAQPDFSAVVNTTCSYEQVMAALNAQQPDLAAQFNTSPMAQGMLRNFLAAAPAERQQTVNQLQTNPMAQQYFGTISSIASSCSRY, encoded by the coding sequence ATGGGGGTGGCGCACGTGTTCACGTTCTCGCGCACAAAACTGGCGATCGCAGCGGCCGGGTTGGCGGCTGCGTTGCCGTTGTCGGCCGGTATCGCATCCGCGCAGCCGGACTTCAGTGCGGTCGTCAACACAACCTGCAGCTACGAGCAGGTGATGGCTGCGCTCAATGCTCAGCAGCCGGATCTGGCGGCCCAGTTCAACACCTCACCCATGGCGCAGGGCATGCTGCGCAACTTCCTGGCCGCAGCGCCTGCCGAGCGTCAGCAGACCGTCAACCAGCTGCAGACCAATCCCATGGCCCAGCAGTACTTCGGCACCATCTCCTCGATCGCCAGCAGCTGCAGCCGGTACTGA